A stretch of DNA from Anopheles ziemanni chromosome 3, idAnoZiCoDA_A2_x.2, whole genome shotgun sequence:
GCGTGTACACGCCAGTGTTCAGATTCGAAGTCATCATCGGTAGGCCCGCGGCGTGCGCCGGATCGCCTATCGGGTGTAGCATCGACTGCCCAACGACCGCTCCGGGGCCAAGGTCCGACAGCATTTCCGCCGGCATACCGGCCGGACTCGGCCCGTTCGGGGCCATCGTAACGATCGGGATCAGCTCGTGGGCGACCGGATGATGTACCGAGTGGCACTCGTGCGGCATATGAAGTTGGCCGAGGTCTGGCTCCTGGGTAAATATTACCGACGTCGGAGTACCTAGggggcaaacaaaataacagagaaaaaacaaacatatataatagagaaataaatgtaaactcCCAAAGAATGATTTAAATCCACTTTCACTGAAACTTTGTTGATCTTTACTATACATTTTCAAATATCCAGATTTTCGGCTGTACTAAACAAACTGTACCTTCGAACTGGTTCGAGACCAATTAATCGAATTACCTTTGCCCGGTAGTCATTCCATATCGGTTACGGGACACTTTCCACTATCCTTCAGTAACAACGAACCGAAGGAGCCTTTCGCTGATCGGTCTTTGATTGGTGGTTGATTAAATTAGAACccattttcaattccctcgCTTTTCTCCACCTTACGCCCGCTCCATCTATCACCGATTTCCCCTAACAGAACCCCTTTTTGGGCTAGGAAATGGGAAGGTACCCTCCCGGTAGATGGTATCGAGCGAGTAATTGAGTTACGATTGTTTCTCATATTCCGAAGGGTTTCGGAGTCCCAAACTGCGCACATCCTTTTGCCGAATTCCTTCTAGTGGAAAGATTGCTATTCTTTCTGTCCACTTTATTACAACATCAAATAGCATGATAGTGCTACCCTAAACACCTAGGACACACACGATGCATGAAGTACTTTCTCACAACAATCTTTGTTACTTTGACTACGCTATCGATCATAATTGAAGGATTTCGGGAGTTTCACTCCTAACAAAATGCTTAAAGTTGGAATGAACAAGAAAGGTGGATGAAATAATCCacaaaattgcatttttactaAATATTATCCATGAGCCTGCAATAAGaactaaaacatatttttaccatttaCTTTCAACCCGATATTCCTATGATAATTAACAACTGTATTAAAGCCACCTGGGGCTTAGTGGAAACggaaaattataatatttgaACCACAAGACATCAAACCTGATTATTtattaaaagcattttttaaacccTTTTCAAAAAATTTGCCGAAAACCCTGAACAGTCATAGTTTGCCACaagatttttcaattaaaaaaaatgattacgTAAAATTCAAACTAAAAATCAATGCTCAAACATTATTTAAGAGTCTTCAgaggtacatttttttttttttttttttttatgtggcacgacatccccaagtgggacaaggcctctctccgaagagagtttgtgtgaccgaaagacggtatatattatagatcggtggtcagccgttcgtaataccggaggatgccagactcgagattcgatcccacacctgtggtgtggtgtttcctcgcgctaccgctgcgccatgggcaccccctcAGAGGTACATTGCGAAGGTATAAAAATAAGATATTTGAAGTCGTAAGACATAAGTTTTAGTTAAATGGTAAAAAGAAAGATAACTTTTAACAAAATTGTCTCATAAAGTATGATTTATGTATATGATGAATCTATCAAATTAATTGTGTATAGCTGGCCGTCCACAAAAGGCATCACCTTACCGGTAATGAGCGTTTCCTCGGTGGGATTCCGTTGGTACAGGTTGGTGTTCTTCTCGTACCGTCATGAGGCGAGGAACCGCCGCTGCTCGTTGTGGTTCTTGATCTCCTTTTGCATCTCGACCATGTGCCGCAGCCGGTGGATTATCTCGTCGTGCAGCACGTTGAAGCACATCGCCGTCAGCGCCATGCCGGCCATGATGTAGCCGGAGCAAAACCACGTGGTGGCGGCCGACTCGCGCCTCGTACCGGGTGCCAGCGTCCCGAACCCGATCGTCGACAGGGCCATGAAGCAGAAGTACACGCCGTCGGACAGCGGTAGCGACTCGAGCCGGAACAGCGTCAGGGCACCGACCACGATGTAGATCGACATCATCGCCACGCAGAGCAGGATCGGTGCGAGGATGCTGAGCCCGTGCATGGAGGCACGCGACTCACTGTCGCTGCTGCCGGTGGTTGAGTCGAGGTCGGGTGTGGTGGCGGCCGCCGCCAGCATGGTCAGCTGTTTCTCCGGCGAGCTAACGCTGTTCTGCAGCGAACCCGAGCGCACGTAGTACGGTTCCTGACCGGAGAGGCccagatgctgctgctgctgctggtgcattTCCATCTGCTGGCGTTTGCGTTTCATGCGCTTCTCCTTTTCCTCCATGCGCTTCTCGTCGTAGCAGCAGTATCCACAGTTCGAGCACAGGCAGCAGCAAAGGACCCTATTTTGGGAAGGCAAAGCGGAAAAGTAAAAGGTATTTTAAACGTGTTTCTGACGGCATAGCAGTAAACGTACCTGGAAAATACGCCTCGGGCGACCTTTGCCAGCATCCCGCCAGTACTGGAGAGGTACACCAACGTCAGAGGAATGCCAAGCACTGCGTACGCCAGCGTTATCATCCTACCGAGCACGGTCCGGGGGGCAACACTTCCATAGCCTGCAAACGGACGGAACACGCGGATTAGCATTTCCATCAACAGTCTCTTCTGGCATTAAACTGAAAGCGTTCGATGTCCTGCCGGCGAATACATCATCCAACATACCCTCCCCCTGCTAATGGAACCGAGCTAATGAAGGACTGCGAAAGTCTCTTCCAGCTTCTTATTTTACGCTCTCGGCCGAAGGATACTTTTCTTGAGAAAAACGTGACCGAGTGGAGCGACACGTGCCCAGCTCTAAACAACATGGCGCCAGAGAACGTGAGCACTTTGTTGGGAAATGTCCGAAAAGGGTAGGGTAAAGCGAAGTATTGGGGGTTCCAATACTTATTTTGGTACGAAAGTGGAACCATTAAACTAACAACCGGGATTCCTTGCAGGTGCGAAACCATTACACCGTGTTTTTACCCTGACCGTCCCGAACTTCGAAGGTACCGGGAACGGGGAAGGATGCACCGTCTCTTGTGGAATAGTAgcagattaaaaaaataaaatggattcCATCCACTGCCGGCCCGCCAACCCTCGGAGCCATTCTCATGTTTGGGCAGCCGGTAGGTTCGAAGGTGTTTCGCCTGATAATTGCTTTTATCACTTTACTCAATGTACCGTAAATGGCTATTAATCGGGCGGGCCTCGCGGAAAGGCGTTGTTGTGCCGTTCGCCCTAACGGCAGTAGCACTTTGCCACCTCGAAGTTACGGAAGTTATTCCAACCGAAGGAAGATAAACAACCGCCCGAGAAAGTATCAATTAGCCTTGCCGGTGTGCGAACGGAACGTGAGGGTTTAGGATTTAACtaactttaaattttaatcattacaAATTGCACATCGAATCATCCTTTCCGCACTGAACGGCGGAGATTTTCTGCCATTATCGTTTCCCAAAGGTTGCGAACCTTATCTTGCGTCGTAAAATGTTAGGACCTCGTTCCCTAGGGCTTTAATACATTCTCACCCGGAACTTACCGATCGTCGTCAAAATGGTCAGTGAGTAGAGGAACGCCCTGGCAAAGGTCCAATTATTGTCCGGCCCGTGGGCCTGATCGTGTGCGCCACCGCCCGACCCGGTGGCCGCGTGCTGCATGTTGTTAATCTGGGTCATCTCCTCCAGCAGCCTATTGACGAACTGCTCCTGAAACCGGGCAATCTCCAGGGATGCCAATCTGCGGAGGGAAGAGAGCAGGGTTACACCTGGTTTTGGGGCGCAAGGCATTTTCCCGCGTTGCTACCTTGTCCAGTTTTCGCGATAGAGAATGTTTAGCGACACCGTAATGTCCCAGATGTTCTCCACCGTCTTCTGGCGGGCTTCGACCGCCTCGAGCAGGATCAGCTGGGGAAAGGTGAGGTTGGCCATATCGTGTCGCCCGTGGTGGTGGTTCTGCAGCGTCTGCTGCTTCTGGTGGCGGTTGGTTGCGGCCAGCGTGCGCTGCTGCATCTGCGAGGCGCCACCCTCAATCGCGAGGAATATGAACGAACCTTTGGGGAGGCAAGTGCCATATATGTTTAACCAAGAACGTGGGGGTTTATCCGAGAGCATTTTTAGGCTCCGGACACACTTACCCAACAGTGTGTACGCCAGCAGTAGCGTGCAGACACCGATGTTCGTCAAGAGTGCGGCCCAAAAGGTGGAACTTCCGCGGCCACCGCCACAGCACGAGCAGCAGCGGGACCGCCCGTCCGGTGCGTCCTTGCCGCTGCCGTGTACCGTCGTGCCGTGCTTGGTCATGGTGGTCTGCGTGCCACCCTTGAGCACGGTACTCGTCTCGCTGGTGCAGTGTGCTGCCTTGACGCCCTTCATGGTCGCGGACTTGACCAGCGGTGCGTACGTGTCGTAACGGTAGTGCTCGTGGCCGTCCTTCTCGCTCATGGTTGCCTAGCTCCGTCGCATCCCGGACACTGCATACCGCTCAATCTGACGCACTTATTTTACTCAACAAATCCCAACACCCCAGCGGCAGAGAATATCCTTCAACTTCAGCTGGATTCAGGCGAATCTGGCCAACTCCAACCCTTAGTTGCCGTCAATAGCCACGAAATCCTTCCAAAACTGTCCAAATCAACATTACCACCCCCCGCTCTGTCcccaccggtggtggtggggtggTTTATGGTTTATGTTCGGAAGGATTATGGCTTTCAACTGTCAACTTTGATCGAAGTTGGTCTAGCGtttctactttttttaaacagttttcttgcattcaccttcccggatgtcgcaaaaattgaatcggacagagataaaaGACAGGAGATcagtaatgaaagagtgtgccagcaacaccagcatatttcgctcccagattatgactgtgcgttggcgatcccgttctggcccacttgaacagatagcgtgctggtttccttcagcagctctcccgggagagcgctgtgagacattgagagatcgcatgttgtgttcactcgcagcagtgctgaagaacgagagcacttcctcagtgctcatagcaaacgttaaaacagaatgcagccCTACTCTTACTCCTATCAAGGATTATCAaattggtactcggacatcgcgatcctgttcactgcaaagcaaaacgagttgcgccagatcctgcagtaacatgcagtggatttctactccttccttaagtacactccgactcaactaacttaatgacaattttcatataaaagaataaatcctgttttctctgttcatgtaatacgtaaaagtataaaataaattaaatgaaaaaataaattttcaaaacaacagtttttccttaaacgtactaaaaaataaaaaataatgtaagttaaatgacatatgtatttatgtatcagttttttgtttttgtcattattcgcatagcatcgtagatggcgatcgaactgagagcaatctcgatgcaatgcgaataatgatcaaaacgaaaaactgatacatataTACATTtgtcatttaacttacattattttttattttttagtacgtttaaggaaaaactgttgttttgaaaatttattttttcatttaatttatttatgtttcactCCTTTTTCACTCCTCCTTTCTCACTGGCACGCTCACTCACTCAGCCCTTCCTAGTGACctgcaacaacaaccaaaaaataaaacaataaacgatATTGTTTCGCTCGTAGAGCATGTGTCACTCTCGTTTCGGCATGCCTTTTGCCAGCAAAAAACATCTAAAATTCCCACCTCCGCCCCCATCCTCGTTGTCAAATTATCATTGCCAACCGTATATCATCaccaaacaccaccaccaccaccattccgTCCCCTCCCAAACCCGTGCCACCTGATACCACACATAACTCACACGCTACTACGAGCTACACTGTATGTGTCGTCGAAAACCGTCACGGCACAAAATTAATCACATCGCCAAATCCGGTCAACAGCTCCAGCTCCCTTGGGGGGACGCACGTTCCGGATGTGTGCAAGGGATTTAGGATCctccgtgtgtatgtgtgtttgtgtgtgtgtggttgtgatTGTGTATGTTTGGATggaggttttccctttttttatttttagttttccccCCTTTCACTTGGGTCCGCTCGAAACCCTCAACCGTAACACCTTAGGCACTCCTGGAATGATAATCGCACATCTGTGCACATATTCGGTTTGCATTTGGTTGGTATTTTTCTCgctcctttttgtttttgttttttttttttgcgttttggttgtttcgacaagaacaaacatatttttgttgaataaattttctctAGCTCTCCGTCTCGCTCGTTCGTCACTCTAACACACTCTTTCTCATGTACTAGCGAGCCGAAAGTCACGCTCTCGCATCGCAAATTTAGTGgggattacttttttttttttggggggtaAATTCATATTCACTTcctcaatgattaaaattcaCTTTAAATTCCACCAACTTTTCGGGTGCATGCATATGCAAggcattttgtttgttaataTTTCGTACGCTGCACGCTGCTTAGATCCTTGCAAGCCCTTTTTCCCGTCGTGCTCGATTACTTTTCATACCAACCCCAAACCGATTCGCGATGGTTCGATGATTTGTCGATGGCTTTTTATATACTCTATCCATTAGATGGCAAGTGTCACCTTCGGCGATGGGTcctggtggtttttttttatttctccgcCCCTTGACTTAATAACTGAATCCCCGTGACGCACAAACACCGCActtttctctcactctctctcccccccGTGCCACCGTTTatagtttttggggaaaggaaaaatcacaaagtcgcCTTCCCGATCGTGCAATCGATTATTTGACCCTTTATCGCTGGTCCTTCATTTATTGCTAGCACATAGCACAGGATATTACTACCATGATTCGATTCCACTTCGAACACGTACTATCCACGACTATCCTTTATCCAGATTCAATAAAACGCCATCGAAGGCAAACACACCAGCAGCCCAACCTGGAGACCCATCGCACTATTCCCTGCAGGACACCACGCGTtcggatttatttattttctcccacATCTCCCGGAAACGGCACGGCCACGGCTGGGACACTCACATTCGGCCACCGCTCgaagcaacaacaaacaaagcgCACTGGTACAGCTTCTTGGACGCTTTCGGTCCTTCTACCCAGTCCCGGCCAGCAGAGATGAGAAACTGAGCCGCTTCGAGCCGAGGGTGCAGGAGAGAAGCGCAATGTACGAGCGGCCCCAAACCGTAAAGTAAAGGATAAACCACGTCCTGTTCACCTCACCGCATGGGGTCCACGAAGGTGCTTGAGAAATGTTCTCAGGGAGCACTTTAAGACGCACTGGAATGCATGTGTCACcgtgtttttccaacccgagTTTCCACCGCTTCACCGGTTTTGGTGCCCAGAAAGCAGC
This window harbors:
- the LOC131287353 gene encoding potassium channel subfamily K member 18 — encoded protein: MSEKDGHEHYRYDTYAPLVKSATMKGVKAAHCTSETSTVLKGGTQTTMTKHGTTVHGSGKDAPDGRSRCCSCCGGGRGSSTFWAALLTNIGVCTLLLAYTLLGSFIFLAIEGGASQMQQRTLAATNRHQKQQTLQNHHHGRHDMANLTFPQLILLEAVEARQKTVENIWDITVSLNILYRENWTRLASLEIARFQEQFVNRLLEEMTQINNMQHAATGSGGGAHDQAHGPDNNWTFARAFLYSLTILTTIGYGSVAPRTVLGRMITLAYAVLGIPLTLVYLSSTGGMLAKVARGVFSRVLCCCLCSNCGYCCYDEKRMEEKEKRMKRKRQQMEMHQQQQQHLGLSGQEPYYVRSGSLQNSVSSPEKQLTMLAAAATTPDLDSTTGSSDSESRASMHGLSILAPILLCVAMMSIYIVVGALTLFRLESLPLSDGVYFCFMALSTIGFGTLAPGTRRESAATTWFCSGYIMAGMALTAMCFNVLHDEIIHRLRHMVEMQKEIKNHNEQRRFLAS